From a single Methylobacterium oryzae genomic region:
- the uraH gene encoding hydroxyisourate hydrolase: protein MAGITTHVLDTDRGRPVAGVRIDFSVLENGQWRLVKSVVTNADGRTDAPILPADKAETGQYQLEFFVDPYFQGRAGTAEADIFIDNPVVRFTVFDAKQHYHVPMLCAPSSFTTYRGS, encoded by the coding sequence ATGGCGGGCATCACCACACACGTCCTCGACACCGATCGCGGCCGCCCCGTCGCGGGGGTCCGGATCGACTTCTCCGTCCTCGAGAACGGCCAGTGGCGGCTCGTGAAGAGCGTCGTCACCAACGCCGACGGCCGGACCGACGCGCCGATCCTCCCGGCCGACAAGGCCGAGACCGGCCAGTATCAGCTGGAATTCTTCGTCGACCCGTATTTCCAGGGCCGGGCCGGCACGGCGGAGGCCGACATCTTCATCGACAACCCGGTCGTGCGGTTCACCGTCTTCGACGCCAAGCAGCATTACCACGTGCCGATGCTGTGCGCCCCGTCGAGCTTCACCACCTATCGCGGAAGCTGA
- the uraD gene encoding 2-oxo-4-hydroxy-4-carboxy-5-ureidoimidazoline decarboxylase, whose product MIDLDRLNALERDAFVAYLGGVFEHAPWVARAAHGAAPFADLDALHGAMMAAVRAAPPDVRLAFLNGHPELAGPEARARAMTADSAQEQGSAGLDRLTEADAAAFDRLNAAYRHRFGFPFIVAVRGRDLREIRALFEERLARAVADEEATALEEIGAITRMRLDRLVRPV is encoded by the coding sequence ATGATCGACCTCGACCGCCTCAACGCCCTCGAGCGCGACGCCTTCGTCGCGTATCTCGGCGGCGTCTTCGAGCACGCGCCCTGGGTCGCCCGAGCCGCCCACGGCGCGGCGCCCTTCGCCGACCTCGACGCTCTCCACGGGGCGATGATGGCGGCCGTGCGCGCGGCGCCGCCGGACGTGCGCCTGGCCTTCCTCAACGGCCATCCCGAACTCGCCGGCCCGGAAGCCCGGGCCCGGGCGATGACCGCCGATTCCGCGCAGGAGCAGGGCAGCGCCGGCCTCGACCGGCTGACGGAGGCGGACGCCGCGGCCTTCGACCGGCTGAACGCCGCCTACCGGCACCGGTTCGGCTTCCCGTTCATCGTCGCCGTGCGCGGCCGGGACCTGCGCGAGATCCGCGCGCTGTTCGAGGAGCGCCTCGCGCGCGCGGTCGCGGACGAGGAGGCGACGGCCCTGGAGGAGATCGGCGCGATCACCCGGATGCGGCTCGACCGGCTGGTGCGGCCGGTCTAG
- a CDS encoding FAD-dependent oxidoreductase, translated as MKRLDVAVIGGSIAGLTTACLLARSGHAVTVFERSAAALTGRGAGIVTHPGLRAVLARCGAPAGAGDLGVTVEGRRVLDRDGTVIAERSLPQVLASWGRLYGLLLDAAPPDSVRYGAALAAVEPDGARVVAFFEDGRRISADLLVGADGQFSTVRSRFLSGVAPRYAGYVAWRAVVDAAALAPATREAIGGHFAFCLPPGEQILGYPVPGRADEAAGLCFNAVWYRPTEEAALAALLTDTGGVRHALSIPPGRIKAAVLESMRADAARILAPPFAEVMLRAEQPFLQAILDIETPTMIPARGVALIGDAAFVARPHVGMGATKAMEDAAALADALDAAGADVDAALTAFEARRRAYGAAVVARGRDLGAYLQAQQRGAAERAAAERFRSPEAVMAGTAVPPDVPRA; from the coding sequence ATGAAGCGACTGGACGTGGCCGTCATCGGCGGCTCGATCGCCGGACTGACCACGGCGTGCCTGCTCGCGCGGAGCGGCCACGCCGTCACGGTGTTCGAGCGGTCGGCGGCCGCGCTCACGGGCCGCGGGGCGGGGATCGTCACGCATCCCGGCCTCCGGGCGGTGCTGGCGCGCTGCGGTGCTCCGGCCGGGGCGGGCGATCTCGGCGTCACCGTCGAGGGCCGCCGGGTCCTCGACCGGGACGGGACCGTGATCGCGGAACGGAGCCTGCCGCAGGTGCTGGCGAGTTGGGGACGGCTCTACGGCCTGCTCCTGGACGCCGCGCCCCCGGACAGCGTCCGCTACGGCGCGGCGCTCGCCGCGGTCGAGCCCGACGGCGCGCGCGTCGTCGCCTTCTTCGAGGACGGTCGCCGGATCTCCGCGGATCTCCTCGTCGGCGCCGACGGGCAGTTCTCGACGGTGCGGTCCCGGTTCCTGAGCGGTGTCGCGCCGCGCTACGCCGGCTACGTGGCGTGGCGCGCCGTCGTCGACGCGGCAGCCCTCGCGCCGGCGACCCGGGAGGCGATCGGCGGCCATTTCGCGTTCTGCCTGCCTCCGGGCGAGCAGATCCTCGGCTATCCCGTGCCCGGGCGCGCGGACGAGGCCGCCGGGCTGTGCTTCAACGCGGTCTGGTACAGGCCGACCGAGGAGGCCGCGCTCGCCGCGCTGCTGACCGATACCGGCGGCGTCCGCCACGCCCTCTCCATCCCGCCGGGCCGCATCAAGGCCGCGGTGCTGGAGTCGATGCGCGCCGACGCGGCGCGGATCCTCGCGCCGCCCTTCGCCGAGGTCATGCTGCGCGCCGAGCAGCCGTTCCTGCAGGCGATCCTGGACATCGAGACGCCGACCATGATCCCGGCGCGCGGCGTCGCGCTGATCGGCGACGCCGCCTTCGTGGCCCGGCCGCATGTCGGGATGGGCGCGACCAAGGCCATGGAGGACGCCGCCGCCCTCGCGGACGCCCTGGACGCGGCCGGCGCCGACGTGGACGCCGCGCTCACGGCCTTCGAGGCGCGCCGACGCGCCTACGGCGCGGCCGTCGTGGCGCGGGGACGCGATCTCGGCGCGTACCTGCAGGCGCAGCAGCGCGGCGCGGCCGAGCGGGCGGCGGCGGAGCGGTTCCGCAGCCCCGAGGCGGTGATGGCCGGGACGGCGGTCCCGCCCGATGTCCCCCGCGCTTAG
- the uraH gene encoding hydroxyisourate hydrolase — MEHGPERHALTRRGLVATGLGAAAAVSAGPALAQGMPAPAAAPANAPAGSPTKPGTLNTAPVSQAGLSPRLTLHAIDNFHGTPGAGMVCDLAMHDGTGYRPIRTVTTAPNGRTAEPLLVDEAFKAGRYELVLHLEAYFANLGVKLPTPNFLGLVPIRFRIRDASQRHHLPVLFTPWGYSYYRGS, encoded by the coding sequence TTGGAACACGGACCCGAACGACACGCTCTGACGCGGCGCGGCCTCGTCGCGACGGGGCTCGGCGCCGCCGCCGCGGTCTCCGCGGGCCCGGCGCTGGCGCAGGGCATGCCCGCTCCGGCGGCGGCTCCGGCCAATGCTCCGGCCGGTTCCCCGACCAAGCCCGGCACGCTGAACACCGCGCCCGTGTCGCAGGCCGGCCTCTCGCCGCGGCTGACCCTGCACGCCATCGACAATTTCCACGGCACGCCCGGTGCCGGGATGGTCTGCGACCTCGCGATGCACGACGGCACCGGCTACCGGCCGATCCGGACGGTCACCACCGCGCCGAACGGCCGGACCGCCGAGCCGCTCCTGGTCGACGAGGCCTTCAAGGCGGGCCGCTACGAGCTGGTGCTGCACCTCGAGGCGTATTTCGCGAACCTGGGCGTGAAGCTCCCGACCCCGAACTTCCTCGGCCTCGTGCCGATCCGGTTCCGGATCCGCGACGCGAGCCAGCGCCACCACCTGCCGGTGCTGTTCACGCCCTGGGGCTATTCCTACTACCGCGGCAGCTGA